The following proteins are co-located in the Roseiconus lacunae genome:
- a CDS encoding serine/threonine protein kinase, giving the protein MSVKTIEAEPVLDDATRDFVRRSMHAQLVELADIKKVVVSLMAEDTRFSPERLADGLVGANLLTPWQARKLLAGKARGFFLGNYKLMRPLGKGGMGVVFLAKHSVMNRLMALKILPAEASKDARRIERFKEEARASAKLEHPNIVQAFDFSEADGKLYIVMEYVDGVDLHRAVVRDGVMSPTESLDAMIQSADALAHAHQRGIVHRDIKPSNMLLRSDGVIKVSDMGLARIGYNAGDSESPNRLTGTADFIAPEQAIDSQTVDARADIYSLGCTWYFLLCGRAPFSGSNVAQRLAKHQTAPVPAVSAIRGECPKAISELIQKMMAKRAEDRPASAAELLVQLKRLRNSVAQGGDLSDRPMSSRVASGESSTPSSIDDSGPLKEVGASSISEPIELDLGSLPSIEVTPFQPAPMSANGSAPSFAGSNHANSKAKDASSGGSGSGGDSQNVLLGIGLAISTMALLVVIGITIFQLTKEEKKDRPLHSMESGKEIIVLQD; this is encoded by the coding sequence ATGTCGGTTAAGACGATTGAAGCCGAGCCGGTACTTGACGACGCCACACGTGACTTCGTGCGGCGATCGATGCATGCCCAGTTGGTTGAGTTAGCCGATATCAAAAAGGTCGTCGTTTCGTTGATGGCCGAAGACACGCGGTTCTCTCCGGAACGTTTAGCAGACGGCTTGGTGGGGGCGAACTTGCTTACGCCATGGCAGGCACGCAAGTTGTTGGCCGGTAAAGCGAGAGGTTTTTTCCTCGGCAATTACAAGCTGATGCGGCCCCTTGGCAAAGGCGGGATGGGCGTCGTTTTTCTCGCCAAGCATTCGGTCATGAATCGGTTGATGGCACTCAAAATTTTGCCCGCCGAAGCCTCCAAAGACGCGCGACGCATTGAGCGATTTAAAGAAGAAGCCCGTGCGTCGGCAAAGCTTGAGCACCCCAATATCGTTCAAGCGTTTGATTTTTCCGAAGCCGACGGCAAGTTGTACATCGTGATGGAGTACGTCGATGGCGTTGACTTGCATCGCGCGGTGGTCCGCGACGGAGTGATGTCGCCCACCGAATCGCTCGATGCAATGATTCAATCGGCCGACGCGCTTGCACACGCGCATCAGCGCGGCATCGTCCATCGAGACATCAAGCCTTCCAATATGCTGTTGCGTAGTGATGGCGTGATCAAAGTCAGCGATATGGGATTGGCCCGGATTGGTTACAACGCCGGTGACAGCGAATCGCCGAATCGTTTGACCGGAACGGCTGACTTTATCGCACCCGAACAGGCGATCGACAGTCAAACCGTCGATGCGAGGGCGGACATTTATTCGCTCGGCTGCACATGGTATTTCTTGCTTTGTGGGCGGGCACCATTTTCCGGAAGCAACGTCGCTCAGCGGTTGGCAAAACATCAGACCGCGCCGGTTCCCGCAGTGTCAGCGATCCGAGGCGAATGCCCCAAGGCAATTTCTGAATTGATTCAGAAGATGATGGCAAAGCGAGCGGAAGATCGCCCCGCGTCGGCCGCCGAGTTGTTGGTGCAGCTCAAGCGGCTGCGAAATTCGGTCGCACAGGGAGGCGACCTTTCCGATCGCCCAATGTCCTCGCGAGTCGCCTCTGGAGAGTCGTCTACGCCCAGTTCGATCGATGACAGTGGGCCACTGAAGGAGGTCGGCGCATCGTCGATCTCCGAACCGATTGAACTCGACCTTGGCAGTTTGCCATCGATCGAGGTGACGCCATTTCAACCCGCACCGATGTCGGCCAACGGTTCGGCGCCTAGTTTTGCGGGTAGCAATCACGCGAACTCGAAAGCGAAAGACGCTTCTTCTGGCGGGTCAGGAAGTGGTGGAGATTCACAGAATGTCCTGCTGGGAATCGGTTTGGCGATCTCTACTATGGCGTTATTGGTGGTCATCGGAATCACTATCTTCCAGTTGACCAAAGAGGAGAAGAAGGACCGCCCGCTGCACTCAATGGAAAGCGGGAAAGAGATTATCGTCTTGCAGGACTAA
- the truA gene encoding tRNA pseudouridine(38-40) synthase TruA has protein sequence MPANRTFALVIAYDGTDYSGWQVQPEQATIQGTLQTSIRRSTGQDVSVVGSGRTDAGVHALGQVASCRFPNWTATTEALLRAINSRLPPSIVVNEVHEADSDFHAIRDALGKRYRYQIQVRHQRNPFEHRYRWRLRRWVDVELMKIAAKKVIGHRDFSSFESAGAERKSSVRDVRDCVVVPSTDFEQTGHVAIEVEANGFLYNMVRNIVGTLVEVGLGKQPPEWIDEVLEQRNRIYAGPTAPPQGLFLKHVDYLPGYRSTITPERHTPLTDP, from the coding sequence ATGCCGGCTAACCGCACGTTTGCGCTCGTCATTGCATATGACGGCACTGACTATTCCGGCTGGCAAGTCCAGCCGGAGCAGGCGACGATCCAAGGGACATTGCAGACGTCAATCCGCCGTAGTACCGGTCAAGACGTCAGTGTGGTCGGGAGCGGGCGTACGGATGCGGGGGTGCACGCCCTTGGCCAAGTCGCGAGTTGTCGGTTTCCGAATTGGACCGCCACGACCGAAGCGTTGCTGCGGGCAATCAATTCTCGATTGCCACCCTCAATCGTCGTCAACGAAGTCCACGAAGCGGATTCGGATTTTCACGCGATCCGCGACGCACTTGGAAAGCGCTACCGGTATCAGATCCAAGTGCGGCATCAACGGAATCCATTTGAACACCGCTATCGATGGCGTCTTCGGCGATGGGTTGATGTTGAATTAATGAAGATTGCCGCAAAAAAAGTCATTGGCCATCGTGACTTTTCAAGCTTCGAATCAGCCGGTGCGGAGCGAAAGTCCTCCGTCCGCGACGTTAGGGACTGTGTCGTAGTCCCTTCCACGGACTTTGAGCAAACCGGGCATGTGGCAATTGAGGTTGAAGCCAACGGTTTTCTTTACAACATGGTGCGTAATATTGTCGGCACTCTGGTCGAAGTAGGACTGGGGAAGCAACCGCCTGAATGGATCGACGAAGTTTTAGAGCAGCGTAATCGGATCTATGCCGGTCCGACCGCGCCGCCGCAGGGTTTGTTCCTAAAGCATGTCGATTACCTGCCGGGTTACCGCAGCACAATCACACCTGAACGACACACGCCTTTAACAGATCCTTAA
- a CDS encoding aspartate-semialdehyde dehydrogenase, producing the protein MHDTLAVVGATGAVGRIVLQQLETRDFPYKRLKLLASERSVGQEVTVKGETIKIELLAPGAFKDVDLVIASTPDEVSAEFVPYAVEEGAVVVDESAFWRMDPSVPLIVPEVNPEAIADHKGIIASPNCSTTQMVVALAPLHKACKIKRVVVSTYQATSGAGLAGNVELMTSTQKVLDGETPASKTFQYPIGFNLIPQIGSEKFEGYTSEEMKLVYETRKIMGDDNIQVCPTAVRVPVTIGHSESILVETEQPISVEQARELFGAAPGITVVDDLQGQRYPMPRDCDGKDDVFVGRIRRDISGQGNGIAFWCVSDNLRKGAATNAVQIAELLQQSVATA; encoded by the coding sequence GTGCACGATACATTGGCTGTCGTTGGTGCCACCGGCGCCGTCGGACGAATCGTTCTACAGCAACTCGAGACCCGTGACTTCCCGTACAAACGGTTGAAGCTACTGGCATCGGAACGAAGCGTTGGCCAAGAGGTAACCGTGAAGGGCGAGACAATCAAAATTGAATTGTTAGCCCCCGGTGCATTCAAAGACGTCGACTTGGTGATCGCCAGCACGCCTGACGAGGTGTCCGCCGAATTCGTTCCTTATGCGGTCGAAGAAGGTGCCGTCGTTGTTGACGAAAGCGCTTTCTGGCGGATGGACCCGTCCGTTCCCCTGATCGTGCCGGAAGTTAACCCAGAAGCAATTGCCGATCACAAGGGAATTATTGCCAGCCCAAACTGCAGTACGACTCAGATGGTCGTTGCTTTGGCGCCACTGCACAAAGCCTGCAAGATCAAGCGTGTTGTTGTCAGCACCTATCAAGCGACCAGCGGCGCGGGACTGGCTGGGAACGTCGAACTGATGACCAGCACGCAAAAGGTACTCGACGGCGAAACACCGGCCAGCAAGACGTTTCAGTACCCGATCGGATTCAATTTGATCCCGCAGATCGGAAGCGAAAAGTTTGAAGGTTACACCAGTGAAGAGATGAAGTTGGTGTATGAAACACGCAAGATCATGGGTGACGACAACATTCAAGTTTGTCCGACCGCGGTTCGGGTTCCGGTGACGATCGGGCACAGCGAATCGATCTTGGTTGAAACCGAGCAACCGATTTCGGTCGAGCAAGCGAGAGAGCTTTTCGGTGCGGCTCCAGGGATCACGGTGGTCGATGACTTGCAAGGTCAACGGTATCCGATGCCGCGTGACTGTGATGGCAAAGACGACGTCTTCGTCGGGCGGATTCGCCGCGACATCAGTGGGCAGGGCAACGGAATTGCGTTCTGGTGTGTCAGCGACAACCTTCGCAAAGGAGCCGCGACCAATGCGGTGCAGATTGCTGAACTGTTGCAGCAGTCGGTAGCGACCGCTTAG
- a CDS encoding formylglycine-generating enzyme family protein, whose product MKRLLSSLLCLSVALVATSAASRCLAETVPGIASEKPAEGPFVKVDEGYMVPYTFRIPGTDQEIEMVPVPGGEFLLGSPEGEEDRSEDEGPQVKVTVDPMWVAKTEVTWGQYKEYMNLYAIFKDFEAEGIRPVNDDNKVDAITAPTELYEPTFTFEYGQEPEQPAVTMTQYSAQQFTKWLSLVSGQQYRLPTEAEWEYAARAGTKTAYSWGDSTDEIDDYAWYFDNADEGQVAVASKKPNAFGLYDMHGNVAEWTVNAYTEDGYASFAEKKNLNATDVVVWPEYPSPCVLRGGSWEFDPEDLRSAARLASDYEEWKVDDPNFPRSPWWLTSDPSRGVGFRIFRSYKPLGKEKITKFWEAQAEDTILDVKSRIDGGRGGLGLVDKDLPKAIEEAK is encoded by the coding sequence GTGAAACGGTTGCTTTCGAGCTTACTTTGTCTTTCGGTTGCCCTGGTCGCTACATCAGCGGCTTCCCGCTGTCTTGCCGAAACTGTTCCTGGAATCGCCAGCGAAAAACCGGCCGAAGGTCCTTTCGTCAAAGTCGACGAAGGCTATATGGTTCCGTATACATTCCGCATTCCTGGCACCGATCAAGAGATCGAGATGGTGCCGGTTCCCGGGGGCGAGTTTTTGCTGGGAAGCCCTGAAGGAGAAGAGGACCGCAGTGAAGACGAGGGGCCTCAGGTCAAAGTCACGGTGGACCCGATGTGGGTCGCGAAGACGGAAGTGACTTGGGGACAGTACAAGGAATACATGAACTTGTATGCCATCTTCAAGGACTTCGAAGCGGAAGGCATTCGACCGGTTAACGACGACAACAAAGTTGACGCGATCACCGCACCGACGGAGCTTTACGAACCGACGTTCACCTTTGAATACGGTCAAGAGCCCGAGCAACCCGCCGTGACAATGACTCAGTACTCGGCGCAGCAATTCACCAAATGGCTGAGCCTGGTCTCTGGCCAACAGTATCGTTTGCCGACCGAAGCGGAGTGGGAGTATGCTGCTCGCGCGGGAACGAAAACTGCTTACTCATGGGGCGATAGCACCGACGAGATCGATGACTACGCCTGGTACTTCGACAACGCCGACGAAGGTCAAGTGGCTGTCGCGAGCAAAAAGCCCAACGCGTTTGGCTTGTACGACATGCACGGTAATGTTGCCGAGTGGACCGTGAACGCTTACACCGAAGACGGCTACGCATCCTTCGCCGAAAAGAAAAACCTCAACGCAACCGACGTCGTCGTTTGGCCCGAATACCCGTCCCCGTGTGTGTTGCGTGGCGGAAGCTGGGAGTTCGATCCTGAGGATCTCCGCAGTGCGGCCCGTCTGGCCAGCGATTACGAAGAGTGGAAAGTCGACGATCCGAACTTCCCGCGGAGCCCGTGGTGGTTGACCAGCGATCCGTCTCGTGGTGTCGGATTCCGAATCTTCCGCTCCTACAAGCCTCTTGGCAAAGAGAAGATCACCAAGTTCTGGGAAGCTCAGGCAGAGGACACCATCCTCGACGTCAAATCGCGGATCGATGGTGGTCGTGGTGGCTTGGGCTTGGTCGACAAGGACCTTCCTAAGGCGATCGAAGAAGCGAAATAG
- a CDS encoding S1C family serine protease yields the protein MEKPSDGQKPHQPERGADHSEHPHPAKSGPGDRASSKSVDQPRLFFHRFDSGVTPPNGPHFELTELEPVNAENPVNKGNSDQGNRDHGDQPTKKTPDEKTPDEPAAQPSGESSQSSSSQLRDSSIRVLVQSTASSPVKYTGPPPIEIEDSLVDSRRDVAIEINQKRYRNSAATAFQQGLVMLVTVLAVLAAAWFVVPGIVERIRYAQYRGQLRAEFEVASQGLKDVSLDSLSQAYQMVNAAVGPSVVHIDIRRAAHHKIVHENMTGAPAILISDQGSGVVVDEDGYILTNRHVIADSDEILVTLSDGRRLDGIVVGTDELTDLAVLKVNANDLLPIPWGDSERIRVGSPVWAIGSPFGLDRTVTFGILSGKHRVVRAKDRYQDFMQSDVAVNPGNSGGPLVDSRGTMIGVNTAIVGDTYQGVSFAIPSTVAKKIYLQLREHGKIERGWLGVSLAEVPDEKLSGENLRVRGAQIAAIADVQSGAAVAGLQPGDVVTWVDGQAIRDVDHLMQLIGNAMAGTRIRLLVQRSGEEMNFEVKLGRRPPELDRR from the coding sequence ATGGAAAAACCGTCTGATGGACAGAAGCCGCACCAGCCAGAGCGGGGGGCGGACCATAGCGAGCACCCGCATCCGGCGAAATCCGGCCCCGGTGATCGTGCTTCCTCCAAGTCGGTAGACCAGCCACGCTTGTTTTTTCATCGTTTCGACTCTGGTGTGACTCCGCCCAACGGCCCGCACTTTGAGCTGACCGAACTGGAGCCTGTAAACGCAGAAAACCCCGTAAACAAAGGGAATTCAGATCAGGGGAATCGCGATCATGGCGATCAGCCCACCAAAAAAACGCCGGACGAGAAAACACCGGACGAGCCCGCCGCTCAACCTTCCGGCGAATCATCGCAATCGTCGTCGAGCCAACTCCGTGACTCGTCGATTCGGGTGCTCGTCCAATCGACCGCAAGTTCGCCCGTAAAATACACAGGGCCGCCGCCGATCGAAATCGAGGATTCGTTGGTCGATTCGCGTCGTGACGTGGCGATTGAGATCAATCAAAAACGCTATCGAAATTCAGCCGCGACGGCATTCCAGCAAGGCTTGGTAATGCTCGTGACCGTCTTGGCGGTACTCGCGGCGGCCTGGTTTGTCGTTCCGGGAATTGTCGAACGAATCCGCTATGCCCAGTATCGTGGTCAACTTCGGGCCGAGTTTGAAGTCGCCAGCCAAGGCCTCAAAGATGTCTCACTCGATTCGCTTTCGCAGGCCTACCAAATGGTCAACGCGGCGGTCGGACCGAGTGTCGTGCACATCGATATCCGCCGAGCGGCGCATCACAAGATCGTGCACGAGAATATGACCGGCGCACCGGCGATTTTGATCTCTGATCAAGGCAGCGGAGTCGTCGTCGACGAAGACGGGTACATCCTGACCAACCGTCATGTGATCGCCGATAGCGACGAAATCCTGGTCACGCTAAGCGACGGTCGCCGGTTGGATGGGATCGTCGTCGGGACCGATGAATTGACCGACTTGGCGGTGCTGAAAGTTAACGCAAACGATTTGTTGCCGATCCCCTGGGGCGATAGCGAACGTATTCGAGTCGGTTCGCCGGTGTGGGCCATCGGTAGCCCGTTTGGGCTCGACCGAACAGTGACGTTCGGAATTCTTAGCGGAAAGCATCGTGTGGTGCGGGCGAAAGATCGCTATCAAGATTTCATGCAAAGTGACGTTGCGGTTAATCCTGGTAACAGCGGTGGTCCGCTAGTCGATTCACGTGGCACAATGATCGGTGTCAACACCGCGATCGTCGGTGACACTTACCAGGGGGTAAGTTTTGCGATTCCAAGCACCGTCGCCAAAAAAATCTATCTACAGCTTCGTGAGCACGGAAAAATCGAGCGGGGCTGGCTAGGGGTGTCTTTGGCAGAGGTCCCCGATGAGAAACTCTCCGGTGAGAATCTGCGGGTTCGCGGGGCGCAGATCGCGGCAATCGCCGATGTTCAGTCCGGCGCCGCGGTCGCGGGGTTACAGCCCGGCGACGTCGTGACCTGGGTCGACGGCCAAGCGATCCGCGACGTCGATCACTTGATGCAATTGATCGGGAACGCGATGGCAGGGACGCGAATTCGTCTGCTGGTTCAGCGATCTGGCGAAGAGATGAACTTTGAGGTCAAGCTCGGCCGCCGCCCGCCCGAACTCGACCGTCGCTAG
- a CDS encoding glucuronate isomerase — protein MAASPTRDLSSARDTIYQAISAIRLIDPHTHINPHSAGSTTLADILGYHYYTELVHSAGMPRLEIEEPGIEPRELVRRMVHGLGNITNTANYHWLIQICREFFDFTDDAITLDNWEDLFDRSEQKMASPDWAQTVLDQSNVEAVFLTNDFDDDLAGFDTNTYIPCLRTDDLVFHLAKQEVQDRLEACSGIANDGSLKSLHAALRQRFVHFVSKGARACAISIPPSFQPTPVSDGRAQNAYDSVLTNGTDANPEDIAALSRKVFWTLAELCDEFGLPFDLMIGVNRGVYPGGVYQGQDLYDSRVSLIQYRELFNAFPRVKFPISVLASVTNQELVSYSWIFPNVLTNGHWWYSNTPSFIHRDAAARLEAVPRNKQIGYYSDAYKLEFVLPKFDMYRRILARVLADEFVGENGWSEEKAIELGRQVLRGNVDEIFRAPQAIDESAPLDEFGNPAVIAGRTSDGTNEDLDPVPSDAEIDSSGVSDVTLSETTGDDHATDLDHEIDAVPLNVGDLLGDKNPSGPDAPGSQIHPIAGDGEFTPDGKSMRLRPDPMTGELHFPVDEDEKKSKGEG, from the coding sequence ATGGCAGCTTCTCCGACACGCGATCTTTCGTCGGCACGCGACACCATCTATCAAGCCATTTCCGCAATTCGCTTGATCGATCCACACACGCACATCAATCCGCACTCGGCGGGATCGACCACCCTGGCTGACATCCTGGGCTATCACTATTACACCGAATTGGTTCACTCGGCCGGAATGCCACGGCTGGAAATTGAAGAACCCGGCATCGAACCGCGAGAATTGGTTCGTCGAATGGTCCACGGGTTGGGCAATATCACGAACACCGCCAACTATCACTGGCTGATTCAAATCTGTCGTGAGTTTTTCGATTTCACCGACGACGCGATCACCCTCGACAACTGGGAAGACCTATTCGATCGCTCGGAGCAGAAAATGGCGTCGCCGGATTGGGCACAAACCGTGCTCGATCAAAGCAACGTCGAAGCGGTCTTTTTGACCAACGACTTTGATGATGACTTGGCCGGTTTTGACACCAACACCTACATCCCTTGTCTACGCACCGATGACTTGGTCTTTCATCTGGCCAAGCAGGAAGTGCAAGACCGGTTGGAAGCTTGCAGCGGCATCGCCAACGACGGGTCACTGAAAAGCCTGCACGCGGCATTGCGCCAACGATTTGTTCATTTCGTCTCCAAAGGCGCCCGCGCGTGCGCGATTTCGATTCCACCTAGTTTCCAGCCGACACCGGTGAGCGACGGTCGCGCCCAGAACGCTTATGACTCGGTCCTCACCAATGGCACGGATGCGAATCCCGAGGACATCGCCGCGCTGTCACGCAAAGTTTTCTGGACCCTGGCCGAACTGTGCGACGAATTCGGACTGCCGTTTGATTTGATGATCGGTGTGAACCGAGGCGTCTATCCCGGCGGCGTCTACCAAGGCCAGGACCTTTACGATAGCCGCGTCTCGCTGATCCAGTACCGTGAACTGTTCAACGCTTTTCCACGCGTCAAATTCCCAATCTCGGTTTTGGCTAGCGTCACCAATCAGGAACTTGTCAGCTACAGCTGGATCTTCCCGAACGTGCTGACCAACGGACACTGGTGGTACAGCAACACGCCGTCGTTCATCCACCGCGACGCCGCTGCCCGCCTGGAAGCGGTGCCGCGCAACAAGCAAATCGGTTATTACAGCGACGCGTACAAACTAGAATTTGTATTGCCGAAGTTCGACATGTATCGCCGAATTTTGGCGCGTGTTTTGGCTGACGAATTCGTTGGCGAAAATGGCTGGAGCGAAGAAAAGGCGATCGAGCTTGGCCGCCAGGTACTTCGCGGAAATGTCGACGAAATCTTCCGCGCCCCGCAAGCGATCGACGAATCGGCACCGCTGGACGAATTCGGCAACCCGGCGGTCATCGCCGGACGCACCTCGGACGGCACCAACGAAGATCTCGATCCGGTCCCGTCAGACGCCGAGATCGACAGTTCCGGCGTTAGCGATGTCACGCTCTCGGAAACGACGGGCGACGACCACGCGACCGACCTCGACCATGAAATCGACGCGGTCCCGCTGAACGTCGGTGACTTGCTCGGTGACAAAAACCCTTCCGGCCCTGACGCCCCGGGATCGCAAATCCACCCGATCGCCGGCGACGGAGAGTTCACACCGGACGGAAAATCGATGCGTCTACGGCCCGATCCGATGACCGGTGAACTGCATTTTCCCGTCGACGAAGACGAGAAAAAATCGAAAGGCGAAGGCTGA
- a CDS encoding 2-isopropylmalate synthase encodes MSSSSSPATDQPAGGDAAGAAETATEKRHIRIFDTTLRDGEQSPGASMNLSEKLEVAHHLADLGVDIIEAGFPIASPGDFESVRQIAESIDKSTICGLARCSEKDILRAADAIAPAQQGRIHVFLATSAIHREFKLRMTPDEIVRRAVEGVKLARSRCEDIEFSPEDACRTEHDFLCRVVEAAIDAGATTINVPDTVGYITPEEVFKIFQMLRNRVPNIDKAVLSTHCHDDLGMAVANSLAAVAAGAGQIECTINGIGERAGNAALEEVVMAMKTRSDFYQTTTRIDSKRLVPVSRLVSKVTGINVQRNKAIVGRNAFAHESGIHQDGMLKERSTYEIMSPEEVGFVKTDLVLGKHSGRAALADRAKTLGFHLEGEELQRVFEQFKVLADKKKEIYDGDIMALVQQEISGKSEGQAWSLVNYEVTSKTGQTPRVKLTLSDGNEEKSAEVAEGDGPIDAAFWAVEQITGIDLICKEFRVRSATLGRDAIGEVNLEVEHKGKLYRGVGVSTDSVESTILAMLNAINRIAGGAA; translated from the coding sequence ATGAGTTCTTCCAGTTCCCCAGCGACAGACCAGCCCGCCGGTGGCGATGCGGCCGGTGCCGCCGAAACCGCCACCGAAAAGCGTCACATTCGAATTTTCGACACGACGCTTCGCGATGGCGAGCAATCACCGGGCGCCAGTATGAACCTGAGCGAGAAATTGGAAGTGGCCCATCACCTGGCCGATCTCGGGGTCGACATCATCGAAGCGGGGTTCCCGATCGCTTCGCCGGGAGATTTCGAATCGGTTCGGCAAATCGCAGAATCGATCGACAAATCGACGATCTGTGGGCTCGCCCGTTGTAGCGAGAAAGACATCTTGCGTGCCGCCGACGCGATCGCCCCGGCCCAGCAAGGGCGGATCCACGTTTTCTTGGCGACTAGTGCGATTCATCGCGAATTCAAGTTGCGGATGACGCCGGACGAAATCGTTCGCCGCGCGGTCGAAGGCGTCAAGCTTGCCCGCAGCCGTTGCGAGGACATCGAGTTTTCGCCCGAGGACGCTTGTCGTACCGAGCACGACTTTTTGTGTCGAGTTGTCGAGGCGGCGATCGATGCCGGCGCGACGACGATCAATGTTCCTGACACCGTCGGTTACATCACGCCGGAAGAGGTGTTCAAGATCTTTCAGATGCTCCGCAACCGTGTACCCAACATCGACAAAGCAGTCCTCAGCACGCACTGCCACGACGACTTGGGAATGGCGGTCGCTAATAGCTTGGCCGCCGTCGCCGCCGGGGCGGGGCAGATCGAATGCACGATCAATGGGATCGGCGAGCGTGCCGGCAATGCCGCGTTGGAAGAAGTCGTGATGGCGATGAAGACGCGCAGCGATTTCTATCAAACGACCACTCGGATCGATTCCAAGCGTTTGGTTCCTGTCAGTCGATTGGTCAGCAAAGTCACCGGTATTAATGTGCAACGCAACAAGGCCATCGTCGGTCGAAATGCGTTCGCGCATGAATCGGGAATCCATCAAGACGGCATGTTGAAGGAACGTAGCACTTACGAAATCATGTCGCCCGAAGAAGTCGGCTTTGTGAAAACCGATTTGGTCCTCGGCAAGCACAGCGGCCGAGCCGCCTTGGCCGACCGCGCCAAGACGTTGGGGTTTCATTTGGAAGGCGAAGAGCTGCAACGCGTCTTTGAACAGTTCAAGGTCTTGGCCGACAAGAAAAAAGAGATCTATGACGGCGACATCATGGCGCTCGTTCAGCAGGAAATCAGTGGCAAGAGCGAAGGTCAAGCTTGGTCCTTGGTGAACTATGAAGTGACCAGCAAGACCGGGCAAACGCCTCGGGTGAAGTTGACGCTGTCCGATGGCAATGAAGAAAAATCGGCCGAGGTTGCCGAGGGCGATGGGCCGATCGACGCCGCGTTCTGGGCTGTCGAGCAGATCACTGGGATTGATCTGATTTGCAAAGAGTTCCGAGTGCGTAGTGCAACGCTGGGGCGTGACGCAATCGGCGAAGTGAACTTGGAAGTCGAGCACAAAGGCAAGCTGTATCGCGGTGTCGGCGTAAGTACCGACAGCGTCGAAAGCACGATCCTGGCGATGTTGAACGCGATCAACCGAATCGCCGGCGGCGCCGCGTAG
- a CDS encoding EscU/YscU/HrcU family type III secretion system export apparatus switch protein yields the protein MSEKIHPPTPKKRQEAKEQGRGPRSQELVSAATLLAAIGMLSWSGPRIVRFLMLTIEESVGQSTGLSIDSGEVITRIIRLIFAAGLVLLPLMIGLMLIGLASGLMQSGGRVAFRRLVPSWNRLSPLRRGKAILGPQALLRFSVSVMKLIAIVCVATLYVRSSLPLIACLGALTPAAAGAQVFTLLIDCAVWVGATVLFFACVDYAIAWWQHEQDLMMTDLELREEIRNAQRSAPRGGEMATNARTGAVQGVT from the coding sequence GTGAGCGAGAAGATTCATCCTCCGACGCCGAAGAAACGGCAGGAAGCGAAAGAGCAGGGCAGGGGACCGAGAAGCCAAGAGTTGGTGTCCGCGGCGACGTTGCTAGCGGCAATCGGCATGCTCTCTTGGTCGGGGCCGAGGATCGTCCGCTTCTTGATGCTGACAATTGAGGAGTCGGTTGGTCAGTCCACCGGGTTGTCGATCGATTCGGGCGAAGTGATCACCAGGATCATTCGTTTGATTTTCGCCGCCGGGTTGGTGTTGTTGCCATTGATGATCGGGCTAATGTTGATCGGCCTGGCCAGCGGGCTGATGCAATCGGGAGGGCGGGTCGCGTTTCGGCGACTGGTTCCGTCTTGGAATCGGCTGTCGCCATTACGGCGTGGCAAGGCGATTCTGGGGCCTCAGGCATTGCTACGGTTTTCGGTGAGCGTGATGAAACTGATCGCGATCGTCTGTGTCGCGACGTTGTATGTGCGTTCGTCTCTGCCGTTGATCGCTTGTTTGGGGGCGCTGACTCCGGCCGCCGCCGGCGCCCAGGTTTTCACTCTGCTGATCGACTGTGCGGTGTGGGTGGGAGCGACGGTACTGTTTTTTGCTTGCGTCGACTACGCGATTGCGTGGTGGCAGCATGAGCAGGATTTGATGATGACGGATCTTGAATTGCGAGAAGAGATCCGCAACGCCCAGCGCAGCGCGCCGAGGGGCGGAGAAATGGCAACAAACGCGCGAACCGGCGCGGTCCAGGGCGTGACTTAG